GCAAATGCTAAGACCCGTAAGGCTTGCGTTGCCAATTCATGATTAACAGTTAGAATCTGGTCACGGCTTGTCTTGGTTAACGGCTGAACGTCACCGTTACTTTCAATCTGAGTGACCCGTTTAAGTAATTCATCAGGAGCCCCCTTGACGGCTACTAAGAAGCGACCATCTTCTAAGGGGTGCACCGTCGACATCAATTTACGTTCCGAATCAAAGGGGACTTCTGTCACTCGGGGACGGTCCGTCAACAACTGATCGACTGGATAACCCTGATCCAAATTATATTGAATCAACGCTGTTTCCGTTGGGTCACCTGCTAACCCATCCGGCATGATCTTCGTATCATTACTTAAAATCATCACTTGCGCTAAATGGCTATCAAGCGGCAATTCAGTAGCGCGCGCGTCCACCAGTTCCTGGTTGACGACCAACTTTTCAACGGTCATTTTGTTTTGCGTCAACGTTCCGGTCTTATCAGAGGCAATAATATCGGTACTTCCCAACGTTTCAACTGCGGGTAATTTTCGTACTAACGCATGCCGTTTGGCCATCCGCTGGGTTCCTAACGCTAACGTGATCGTAACGATTGCCGGCAACCCTTCTGGAATTGCGGCTACGGCTAACGAAATCGCCGTCAATAACATGTTGATCAAACTCTCTTGACCGCGCAACATTCCGATACCAAATACCACTGCGGCAATAACTAAGATTAAAATCGTCAGCGACTTACCTAACTGTGTCAAGTTCGCTTGCAGTGGTGTGGTCGTCTCATCGGCCGCTTCAATCATGCCGGCAATTCGACCTACTTCAGTCTGCATCCCAGTCGCCACCACAATCCCAGTGGCCCGACCATACGTCACGTTACTATTCATGTACGCCATGTTTAACCGGTCCCCGATTGGTAATTCCCCATCGGCAATCATCTCCGCCTGCTTCTCAACTGGGACAGATTCACCCGTCAGCGCCGATTCTTCAACCTTCAATGACGCACTCTCAATTAATCGTAAATCCGCGGGAACGATATCCCCGGCTTCTAGCGACACAACATCCCCAGGAACCAACGCGTCACTCTTGACCGTTTGCAGCTGACCATCCCGTAAAACAGTCGCGTCCGGCGCTGACATTTCCTTCAACGCGTTGATGGCCTCTTCCGCTTTCGATTCCTGGAAGACACCGAAAATCGCATTTAATACCACCACCAATAAGATGATAACGGCATCGACGGCTTCCCCAGTAAAGGCGGCAATCAAGGCGGCCACTAACAGGACGATAATCATGAAATCCTTGAACTGCGCAATAAATTTTTGCAACAAGGAAGTCGCTTTTTGCTGATTCAACGCATTCGGCCCATATTGTTCTAACCGTTGCGTCGCAGCACTTTGCTGTAAGCCGTGTTCATCAGTGCCTAGTTCCTCATAAACGGCGGATAACGCTTGTTGATACTTTGGTTTTGTACTCATCGTAAGCTCCTTTTCTGGCATCCGAGCCCCACTCCCTAACTGATTTCCAGATAGAAAATGAGACTCATGTATGCACGCAAAATTGTGTGAACATACATAAGTCTCACTATTTAAGACAATACCGGATTGGCTTCTTGCTGACGATATTGCCGCAGAATATTTCTGCTAGTTACTCCCTTATGATTGTATCGTAAGAATACCAGATTCCATGGGAGCTGTCTAGCAAAATAATCGCTTTGACTACCTCTGCATTCGCCACAGCACTTGGATATTCTCACATTAAGCGTTTACATATTTTAAACCATTCTACCGCTTTTCCACCAATCCCACCAATATTACGGTAGTCACCATAAAATTATGTGACTATGCAAAAAGGCGACCTGAAGCTGAATAATCTTCAAGTCGCCTTTTTAATTAGGTTAGCCGTAATCCTGATCGATTATCAGCTAACTAGCTTATTTCCAAAAATCATCAAACACAGTGATGGCCGCGTGGCGTTTGTGGGCAGTCTTTAAGTACCACGCCTCAATCTTTTCGGCCGCAGCATCGCTGACCGTCCGGCCTTCCAAGTAATCGTCGATGTCGTCGTAACGAACACCTAACGCGACTTCATCAGGTAATGCTGGCCGATCTTCTTCCAAGTCAGCGGTCGGGACTTTGTCATACAAATGCTTGGGCGCATCTAAAGCGGCCAGCATTTGTTTACCTTGACGCTTGTTCAATCGCCATAGTGGCACAATATCCGCACCACCGTCACCGTACTTGGTATAAAAACCAGTAACAGCTTCGGCTGCATGGTCGGTTCCCACGACAGCACCGTGCATTTCACCGGCAATCCCATATTGCACGATCATGCGTTGGCGCGCTTTAATATTGCCCTTGTTGAAATCATGAATCGTCAATTGGTTAGCTTCCAATGCAGTTACCATGGCATCCGTAGCCGGTTGAATATCCACCCGATCCGTCACGTCGGCTTGCATAAAATCAATCGCTGCCATCGCATCCGCTTCATCCGCTTGATTGCCATATGGTAACCGGACTGCGATGAATTGATAGCGATCATCACCCGTTTCCTGCCGCATTTCGGTAATGGCCATCTCCGTCAATTTTCCAGCTAACGTGGAATCTTGACCGCCAGAGATGCCAAGCACATAGGTCTTCAAAAAGGTATTTTTAGTTAAATAAGCCTTCAAAAAATCAATACTTCGACGAATCTCAACTTCTGGATCAATCGTTGGTGCAACGTGTAACGCTTTAATAATCTCAGCTTGTAATGGCCGCATTAGTAAGCTTCCTCCTCATCTTTATGGTTAACGTGGTCTCTGACCGTGTTAATAATATTCATTTTATGATCATAAAGTTTTTGTGACAAGTCGACCGGGTAATCCTGAGGGTTTAAATCCCGTTTGTATTCGTCCCAAAGTGCATCTAGACTTTCAAATGAATACTCCTTGATTTCATCTAACGTTGGTAAAGTATAAACTTGTTGACCGCGGTCATAGATGGGAACCAATAGTGGTCGCGCATCAAAGTCACTGACCGTCTTATTAATATACGTATAGCTTGGATGGAACATGTAAATTGATTCTTCGTTGCGCGGATCTTCATCGTACAACGTCACATAGTCACCTTCCGACTTGCCATCCGCACGCTTCGTAATCCGCCAAACTTGTTTTTGACCAGGCGTTGAGACCTTTTCCGCGTTATTTGAAAGTTTGATCGTATCAACCATCTGATGATGATCATTCTCGATCGAAACCATCTTGTATACGGCCCCTAACGCGGGTTGGTCAAAGGCCGTGATTAGCTTCGTCCCAACACCCCAGACACTAATTTTTGCACCTTGCATCTTCAAGTTTTGGATCGTTTTTTCGTCCAAATCATTTGACGCATAAATCTTGGCATCCGGAAAACCAGCTTCGTCTAGCTGTTCACGCACGCGTTTTGATAAGTAAGCCATATCGCCACTATCGATACGAACCCCTTGGAAATTGATTTTATCACCCATTTCCTTAGCCACTCGAATCGCACTCGGCACCCCGCTACGTAACGTATCATACGTATCCACTAGAAAGACACAGTCATGATGGGTCTCCGCATAGGCCTTGAAAGCTTGATAATCGTTTCGATAAGTCTGCACGAGCGCATGCGCATGGGTCCCGCTAATCGGAATACCAAAAATTTTGCCAGCCCGCACGTTACTCGTCGCGTCAAAGCCACCAATATAAGCCGCCCGGGTTCCCCAGATGGCCGCATCAAACTCCTGCGCCCGCCGAGTACCGAATTCTAGTAAGCCATCTTCACCGACAACCGATTTAATGCGCGCCGCTTTAGTCGCAATCAGCGTTTGATAATTGATAATATTGAGTA
This Lactiplantibacillus plantarum DNA region includes the following protein-coding sequences:
- a CDS encoding cation-translocating P-type ATPase produces the protein MSTKPKYQQALSAVYEELGTDEHGLQQSAATQRLEQYGPNALNQQKATSLLQKFIAQFKDFMIIVLLVAALIAAFTGEAVDAVIILLVVVLNAIFGVFQESKAEEAINALKEMSAPDATVLRDGQLQTVKSDALVPGDVVSLEAGDIVPADLRLIESASLKVEESALTGESVPVEKQAEMIADGELPIGDRLNMAYMNSNVTYGRATGIVVATGMQTEVGRIAGMIEAADETTTPLQANLTQLGKSLTILILVIAAVVFGIGMLRGQESLINMLLTAISLAVAAIPEGLPAIVTITLALGTQRMAKRHALVRKLPAVETLGSTDIIASDKTGTLTQNKMTVEKLVVNQELVDARATELPLDSHLAQVMILSNDTKIMPDGLAGDPTETALIQYNLDQGYPVDQLLTDRPRVTEVPFDSERKLMSTVHPLEDGRFLVAVKGAPDELLKRVTQIESNGDVQPLTKTSRDQILTVNHELATQALRVLAFAYKVITTVPTTVNTETLENDLVFAGMVGMIDPERPEVEQAVAEAKSAGIRPLMITGDHRDTAEAIAVRLGIINAGEDDAVITGAELDAMSDAEFGKKVGDYSVYARVAPEHKVRIVNAWQKRGKVVAMTGDGVNDAPALKAADIGIGMGITGTEVSKGASDMVLADDNFATIVVAVEEGRKVFANIQKAIQYLLSANLGEVLTLFVMTMLGWQILAPVHILWINLVTDTLPAIALGVEPTEKNIMQHKPRGRNSNFFSGGVFSSIIYQGLLEGGITLLVYWLALTYPVHATASLAHADALTMAFATLGLIQLFHAFNSKSIHESLFTVGLFRNKFFNWAILIAFVMLAMTIVVPGLNGLFHVSHLDAYQWGIVALASLSMVVIVEIVKFFQRRHMRRA
- the nadE gene encoding ammonia-dependent NAD(+) synthetase, whose protein sequence is MRPLQAEIIKALHVAPTIDPEVEIRRSIDFLKAYLTKNTFLKTYVLGISGGQDSTLAGKLTEMAITEMRQETGDDRYQFIAVRLPYGNQADEADAMAAIDFMQADVTDRVDIQPATDAMVTALEANQLTIHDFNKGNIKARQRMIVQYGIAGEMHGAVVGTDHAAEAVTGFYTKYGDGGADIVPLWRLNKRQGKQMLAALDAPKHLYDKVPTADLEEDRPALPDEVALGVRYDDIDDYLEGRTVSDAAAEKIEAWYLKTAHKRHAAITVFDDFWK
- a CDS encoding nicotinate phosphoribosyltransferase; translated protein: MTQIYPDDSFTLHTDAYQINMIQTYWEQGIHNKHAVFEVFFRKMPFQNGYAVFAGLERVVNYINHLHFTATDIAYLRELGGYSDGFLDYLANFKFDATIRAVREGDLVFNNEPLLQVEGPLATCQLIETALLNIINYQTLIATKAARIKSVVGEDGLLEFGTRRAQEFDAAIWGTRAAYIGGFDATSNVRAGKIFGIPISGTHAHALVQTYRNDYQAFKAYAETHHDCVFLVDTYDTLRSGVPSAIRVAKEMGDKINFQGVRIDSGDMAYLSKRVREQLDEAGFPDAKIYASNDLDEKTIQNLKMQGAKISVWGVGTKLITAFDQPALGAVYKMVSIENDHHQMVDTIKLSNNAEKVSTPGQKQVWRITKRADGKSEGDYVTLYDEDPRNEESIYMFHPSYTYINKTVSDFDARPLLVPIYDRGQQVYTLPTLDEIKEYSFESLDALWDEYKRDLNPQDYPVDLSQKLYDHKMNIINTVRDHVNHKDEEEAY